The Micromonas commoda chromosome 1, complete sequence region AAACGTGTAACCATAATGCCTAAAGATCTCCAGCTTGCTCGGCGAATTCGAGGTCCCATATATGGTGTCTCGGCCTATTAGCATTAGGTGCAAGTTAATACCAATAGATTTTGCAGGAATCAATGCGGCGAACTTGCTCTCCTTGTTTTTAGGAAGCGTTCCAAGCAGAAAGAGCACGGACATTCAAACGCCATTGCACAACAAGAGCGTTGTTGATCATTACGGGACATACATGCACGCATGTCTGTGTACTAATATGGTCTTTCTAATACCTTTTCCACAGCGATGGATGTGACATTCCGTTACTGTATGCCCTGTTTGCCCTTGATGCATATTGTGTTGTTCATGCAAGATTTCAGGACGGACGCAGGCAGTCTAGTCGCGTAGCGAGCAACGGCCACTAGCTAGGCCGATACTACGGAAAAAAAAACTTGCAAAACTTGCAACCCGTTAAAAGTTTCGGAGCCTTGTTTTTATGAGCTTTTTAGCGGGATTTTTTGAAACTGATCATGATGGTATCTGAATCTATTTATTATTGCCCTTTATTTGTGTATTATTCTGAATTTCATTAGGGTGGGATACGTTTTTATGCATAACGATTTTATGATGATATATTAAATAGTTTATTATAACGATTTTATAATAATAACACTATTaatataccttcgtagtaGATTAAATTCTTGATATATTTAATCGCCGTACCTTTACGAGGACTAGCTAGTAGAGATTATTAAAATTAACACTAATAAATATTGGTTGTTTATTTCAATATTATATACCATTTGCGCTATCGTTAACTCGCTGACTGGATGGTTGACTATTTGTGCCGTAGTTTCAGTCATATCACATACAATCTACGTCATTTCTCCTGAAAAGATCCGACCCGTCATATCAGGAGGTTCGGCAGATCCCAGGGTGAATATTGGCGAGGTTTCATAACGCCATTTCAGTTCCATTTCCATTGAGAATCTAATAAATAAGACCAGCGTTCCCAATTTTGATTATTGAGAGGTTAAATATGGTGGACACGTACGGACGGATGGGCAAACCGTTCCTCAACCTCCTcaaagacgtcgccgcacacTAGTATATTACTGCATGAACCATTAAGTTCAGGAAATAAATGTAACTTCGTATTTATCaccttcattcgttcgtatttatataccttcgtagtaTCCatagtagctagctagcaGTTGTGCTAATAATAAATAcagtaccttcgtatataccttcgtacgttTCGTTCGTAATAAGGACCTAAACTTACCTTCGTTATTAGACTGTTATTAGTATAATaatattaccttcgaaggtataaataccttcgtaaaaaatacgaaggtattaatACCTTCatatataccttcgtataatAACGAAGACATTGTGCATGCCAATAATAACGAGGTAAAAATGACAACAATGTGCAGTACACTTCAGCTGATGGAACCTGTATGTGGACCTAAGTCTTATGTTCAGAATCCCACCCATGAGGTTTAGTGCATCTCTATATTATCTTCTGAAGCCGTAGCATGTCTTCTCCTCTTGATGGGCTGGTCGTGGGTAAAGAGAAACCTTCGACCATGGGAGCAGACATCCAAAAAGGTATTTCAATATTCAACAACAGGAAATCTCCGACACAACCGAGAACAAAAACCTTCGAGACATCAAAGATCGGGGAAGTGGTTGGTTTTCCTTCCCAAGAAATTGTGAGCCATGAAGTCGTCGAGCAAACTGGTTTTCGATCACTAGGACTGAACAGCTGGTTGTGTGAAAATATAACCTCGATGGGAATCGCCACCGCGACACCGGTTCAACGGGGTTGCATACCCGCAATTTTGGCAGGAAGAGATGTCATCGGAGTGGCGCAAACTGGCACAGGAAAGACGGCAGCGTTCGCTCTCCCTATTTTACAGATACTTGGACGAGAGCCTTATGGAATTTTTTGCCTTTGTTTGACACCAACCAGAGAACTAGCATCTCAGATTTCAGAACAGTTTATTGCTTTTTCGGCAGGGATGACTCTCCGCTGCGAAACCGTTTTTGGTGGCGAGAATATCCGGACGCAGGCAAAGGCTCTGATGCTGAGACCACACATAGCAGTTGCGACACCGGGCAGACTTATGGACCATTTTCTTCACTGCTCTGCAGTCGCTAAATGTTTTGAAAATGTCAGGTGCCTGGTTCTCGACGAAGCTGACAGGCTGCTAGATCCGGGATTTGAAGCGGAGCTTCAAGCCATCATGCACAACTTGCCATCAGCTAATCGCCAAACCTTGATGTTTTCAGCTACCATCACGAAGTCCATATCCGCTGTACAAGAACTAGCCCTTGGCAAAGCATTACTTTTCGAGGCCCTTAAGGATACACAACTTGCAGGCCGCTGCAAAGAAGAATATTGCTTTATCGCACCAAGGGTGAAAGAAGTATATCTTGTTCATATACTGAAAAGAGCACCGACATGGGGAACGAGGTCGATGATTGTTTTCGCTGGAACAGTTCGAAAATGTCAGATGCTGAAGGAAATTCTTTCAGTCTTGGGAATAAACTGTGTTGCCTTACACGCTGCCAAGAAACAAGCACGCAGACATGCCAGCCTCTCGCGATTCAAATCTGGCGAAATTCAAATAATGATTGCTACTGACATTGCATCACGCGGCCTTGATATTCCAACGGTTGACATGGTTGTAAACTATGATGTGCCCTTAATCCCCCGGGATTATATTCATCGGATCGGGCGCACTGCACGGGCTGGGCGGGTTGGCAGAGCCATCACACTTGTGACACAGCATGACATTTCCTTGGTGCATCAAATCGAACAACTCACCTGTAGAAAGCTAGTTGAGCTTTCTAAACTTTCTGAGGAAGCTATTCTGAAAGATATGGCGCAGGTCTTTGCAGCAAGGCGAATTGCGAACCTGAACATGGGTGCAGCTGGTGGTTTCAATGAAATCCTTCGTCAGAAAAGATCAAAGTGCACAAAATGATACGTATGTCCCGCTTGGACCTGTAAGAGAGCGTGAAATAGCCAGGGACGGGCGTGGCGGCGAGTTTGTTGCGATCTCATCGGCCTAAGTGCCCCATCACTATCAGCCAGTCCAGCTATGACTAGGTAACTGCATATCAGGATCGAGTAGATTGTTTAGTTTGATCCGTATCGAATGGATTTAGTTAGTTAGCATCACAATGGATTCTATTCAGAGGCCCGTGAGTTGTATGTGTCGCCTTTTGAGAAACTTGTGGAACACAATGGCCTTATGCCTCATCATCTTCGTCGTattcgccctcctcctcggcagaAGCGTCCTGGTACTGCTGGTATTCAGAGACGAGGTCATTCATGTTGGATTCAGCTTCGGTGAACTCCATCTCATCCATGCCTTCACCGGTGTACCAATGAAGGAAAGCTTTGCGGCGGAACATGGAAGTGAACTGCTCAGAGACGCGCTTGAACATCTCCTGAACAGCGGTGGTGTTGCCGATGAAGGTGGCCGCCATCTTCAGACCCTTCGGGGGAATGTCACAGACAGAGGACTTTACATTGTTCGGGATCCACTCGACGAAGTAAGAGGAGTTCTTGTTCTGGACATTGAGGAGCTGCTCGTCAACCTCTTTGGTAGACATGCGTCCGCGGAACAGGGCAGACGCCGTGAGGTAGCGGCCGTGACGGGGGTCAGCAGCACACATCATGTTCTTGGCATCCCACATCTGCTGGGTCAGCTCCGGAACAGTGAGGGCGCGATACTGCTGGGAGCCGCGGGAGGTGAGCGGAGTGAAGCCGACCATGAAGAAGTGGAGACGGGGGAACGGGATGAGGTTCACAGCGAGCTTGCGAAGATCGGCGTTGAGCTGCCCAGGGAAGCGGAGGCAGCAGGTTACTCCAGACATGACGGCAGAGATGAGGTGGTTGAGGTCACCAAAAGTAGGAGTGGTGAGTTTGAGGGTGCGGAAGCAAATATCGTACAGAGCCTCGTTATCGAGCACCATGCACTCGTCGGCGTTCTCGACAAGCTGGTGAACGGAAAGGGTGGCGTTGTACGGTTCCACAACTGTGTCAGACACCTTGGGAGATGGGACCACGGAAAATGTGAGCATCATGCGATCTGGGTACTCTTCGCGGATCTTCGAGATCAGCAGGGTTCCCATACCGGAGCCGGTTCCGCCACCAAGAGAGTGGCAGACCTGGAAACCCTGGAGGCAGTCACAGGACTCGGACTCCTTGCGAACGACATCAAGGACAGAGTCAATCAGCTCTGCTCCCTCGGTGTAGTGTCCTTTCGCCCAGTTGTTTCCTGCGCCAGTTTGCCCAAATACGAAGTTGTCGGGGCGGAAAATCTGGCCGAAAGGGCCAGATCGCACGGAGTCCATCGTACCGGGCTCGAGATCCATGAGCACAGCACGGGGGACATAACGACCTGCATTTATTTTAAAAAAAAAGAAAACACTTTTAGCTCAGCTAGACGAAGTTGAAGAAAAAACTGCGGATCCGGTGTTCTCACCACCGGAGGCTTCGTTGAAGTACACGTTGATGCGCTCGAGCTGGAGATCTGAGTCACCGCAATACGTGCCGGTCGGATCGATGCCGTGTTCATCACAAATGACCTGTCATAACACCGAAATGGAAGGAACGTCGGTCAACAAACCCTTTTGGGACTTACGCGATAACGAGGAGACTGTGGTGTCCGAGGGTGAGATAGCTACTGTACCTCCCAGAACTTCGCGCCGATCTGGTTACCGCATTGACCACCTTGGATGTGGACGATCTCGCTACGCGTTGGAGTTAATGCAAACGTCAGTTTGTGCTGAGGGCGCGGAAACCCGAGATCCCGATTTGGAACTTCAAACGGGAAGAATTTGGTGGTCGACAAGGAATAAGCGGACGGTGACAATGGCACCCAAGCCGGGGAAATGAGCGATTCAAGACACGCTGAAACTGGTGCAAGGAAAACGTACCGCATGGTTAGATATTTCTTTGGCGGGGTAGTGAGTCGCGCCTGTCTTTGTATAAGTGTGCCGAGGAAGGATTGCGGGCTTGCTTTTGTTCGGTGGCCGTGTCAAAGTTACGCTGAGATGGGCAGAGCTCAGAGCTGAATTCGTCAGTTTCTACTGGAATTCGTGACCAGCACAAAAATATTCCGGATGAGGAATCCACAACGGTCAGGTACAAGTGCTGTTGAATTCAAATATTTTGCGATCAAAACAACATCTTAACGAAGGTATTTTATTAGGACAGGAGGTGATGACGTTTTTTTACAAAGGTGAAAATAAATCTGCCTTTTGGAAAACCACGGCGTCTTGTCTAAGTGAACACTTACCCCAAATAAATAAATATAAAAATCGTTTGTATGGAAATTGCTCTCAGCTGAGGTATGGGCTTTTAGTTccgatggagcatccgtacaaatTCTCAACCATGTGGTTCAGTCGAACGATGGGGCTCACGTCTGAATCCGCGCCCCATAGGTATAGTCGAACATAAGGAGGAAACTGAAACCTCGGCAGAGGGGGGATGCGCGACCAACCGAAGGAGAAACGCAGCCTCTAGCCAACTTGCACGGCAGCTCAAATATGGAGGAGGCTGACGGCAGAAATCTTCGAGTGGCCACGTGGAACGTGGCTTCGATAAATAACAACCCTTTCGAATACTTCGTTTCCCACGACGATCCAGCGTACCTTAAGGTGATGCAAGACATCGAGAAGTTCATGATATCACCGGGCGAACATGATGTTACATTGGGCGAAATCATGAGCAATCGAATTCTTGAGGAGTTGGCTGCACTCATTGAAAACGCTGGAATAGGCGACCTCGAACAGGCAAGTGAGTACTGGGAGGAGAATCTAAGGGATCGTAGGTATGTACTGTCCCACGATCCACTAACCTTGCAAAAGCTGTTTCCGGCTATCCACTGGAATACATATATACGCCACAAAAACAAAGCCTTAAAACGCCTAAATTCCATTTGATCTCTTCAGGGTGGTAGCAGACTTCTTAACGGACACAGAAATAGGTGCAAAGCGTCTGTGTTCCTTGCCTGATAGAGTGACAAATACTATCCATTCTGGTATGGAGATCGTGTGTCGTCCTACAGTCATAAGTTGCTACCGAGAGGCGTTGCCTAACATAGAGCAGTGGTGGGCGCAATGGAAAGATTTCATGTTTGCAAAGGAGGTCCAGATTGTCACCAAAACTGGGTTGACCGCTTCTAGAAGAGTGTGTGAGCTGCTGGACCCGATCAAGCAGTCGAAATACCCTGCTATCACTGAAGCCGAACAAGCTTGCTCGATCTCACTACAAATCATTTATCTCGCTGCATTTGATGCAAGCCTTGTATACATGATGAATTTGGTGGCACCGAGGGATTGGCACAGGATCAAAACATCCCTCATGGATGTCCTGCACCAGAATAAGTGTGTGAGAGTCATGGATATACTCACGGGCCCCGTGTATGCGAGCTGCGATGTCATTTTCTTGCAAGAGGTTTCTGCTGCAATGGTGCGCGACTTTGAAAATAATCCAAATATCAAAGAAAAGTACCACATTCTTTCTCCGGAGACCTTGGACGGGAAACGAGATCAGAACAGTATAATTCTGGCCGCCAGTTGCAGATTTTCAAAGGAAAGTTCAAAAAAGTGCAGCCAAACATGGGGCGGAGAAATTTCTGCGCAAATTATCGGGCTCATAGACGACGTAAAGTCTGCTCCAGTCGCAGCTGGGGATCTTTTCGTCGTGTGCTGCCAGGAAAAAGTTTCAAAAACATCGAAATTATCAAACATCAAACCTGCTCACCAACACGGACAGCGGTTCATCTTCGCATCGTTCCATGGTGACACGGATGGCCTAGCGACGATTCCTGTAGTTTCAGCGGTTAAAAAGTATATGACATTACTGACATCAGATGAGTCAGCAGTAGCTGCTGGCATCGGTTCAGCACCTTGTCCACCGCTGCTCGTGTTCGGCATGGATGCAAATACGTATAAGGTTCACAACGAAGGAAAACGTCAAGGTGTGATCGACTTTGCTAAACATTTAGCGGCGATGAACATCGCAACGTGTTGGGGCGCTGGTGAGTCTGTCGCAAATGAATTTCGGAGGACAAATACTTTTAAATTTATTGCACCAAATGTCATGCTGGCCCTACTTGTCGTGGACCCAAACCTCTACACAACGTATAATGCTCGAACATTTTTACAGCCACAACTGAATAAAGCGGTGCGCTTCTCAGACTACGACACATCTAAATTGACGGACAAAAATCCGAAAGATCATATTTTATTTGAATCAACCACATCGCACCTGAGGAACGTTAGCGGAGGAAAAGAAGTTCGAGCAAAATATGTTTTCAGAGACAacaccggcgacggcaacTTTATTGCTGATATGCCTTTTCCGACGTCATCATTTCCATCAGACCATGCAATTGTATGCGTAGACCTCGAGCTTGTGCCTCATCATTTTTCTGATCTAGTCTCCAGTTAGTTGTCTCTAGCTCACATTTAATGATTAAACTGTTCAACGTGTCGATACCTTTGCAATCGAGCCACTGCCAAGGATGATGGGATGATATGAACAGGAAGGATGGCCGGTGTGGATGTCACCAAACATCCTTCTGGTATCGTCCAGACTCGGCCAGTCGTTTCACGATACCTTCTGCTTCGTGTGCAGCATATCCACCTAAATTCATCAAAATCACATGGAGTGCGCGGTGGACATCCCTTGCCATCCCTTTTGCATCTCCGCATACATATATTCTGCCCTTGTTAGCTCCGATTGTGCCCTTCATGATACCA contains the following coding sequences:
- the DDX49 gene encoding dead-box ATP-dependent RNA helicase (also similar to plant DEAD-box ATP-dependent RNA helicase 36), translated to MSSPLDGLVVGKEKPSTMGADIQKGISIFNNRKSPTQPRTKTFETSKIGEVVGFPSQEIVSHEVVEQTGFRSLGLNSWLCENITSMGIATATPVQRGCIPAILAGRDVIGVAQTGTGKTAAFALPILQILGREPYGIFCLCLTPTRELASQISEQFIAFSAGMTLRCETVFGGENIRTQAKALMLRPHIAVATPGRLMDHFLHCSAVAKCFENVRCLVLDEADRLLDPGFEAELQAIMHNLPSANRQTLMFSATITKSISAVQELALGKALLFEALKDTQLAGRCKEEYCFIAPRVKEVYLVHILKRAPTWGTRSMIVFAGTVRKCQMLKEILSVLGINCVALHAAKKQARRHASLSRFKSGEIQIMIATDIASRGLDIPTVDMVVNYDVPLIPRDYIHRIGRTARAGRVGRAITLVTQHDISLVHQIEQLTCRKLVELSKLSEEAILKDMAQVFAARRIANLNMGAAGGFNEILRQKRSKCTK
- the TUBB gene encoding tubulin beta chain; protein product: MREIVHIQGGQCGNQIGAKFWEVICDEHGIDPTGTYCGDSDLQLERINVYFNEASGGRYVPRAVLMDLEPGTMDSVRSGPFGQIFRPDNFVFGQTGAGNNWAKGHYTEGAELIDSVLDVVRKESESCDCLQGFQVCHSLGGGTGSGMGTLLISKIREEYPDRMMLTFSVVPSPKVSDTVVEPYNATLSVHQLVENADECMVLDNEALYDICFRTLKLTTPTFGDLNHLISAVMSGVTCCLRFPGQLNADLRKLAVNLIPFPRLHFFMVGFTPLTSRGSQQYRALTVPELTQQMWDAKNMMCAADPRHGRYLTASALFRGRMSTKEVDEQLLNVQNKNSSYFVEWIPNNVKSSVCDIPPKGLKMAATFIGNTTAVQEMFKRVSEQFTSMFRRKAFLHWYTGEGMDEMEFTEAESNMNDLVSEYQQYQDASAEEEGEYDEDDEA
- a CDS encoding predicted protein, producing the protein MEEADGRNLRVATWNVASINNNPFEYFVSHDDPAYLKVMQDIEKFMISPGEHDVTLGEIMSNRILEELAALIENAGIGDLEQASEYWEENLRDRRVVADFLTDTEIGAKRLCSLPDRVTNTIHSGMEIVCRPTVISCYREALPNIEQWWAQWKDFMFAKEVQIVTKTGLTASRRVCELLDPIKQSKYPAITEAEQACSISLQIIYLAAFDASLVYMMNLVAPRDWHRIKTSLMDVLHQNKCVRVMDILTGPVYASCDVIFLQEVSAAMVRDFENNPNIKEKYHILSPETLDGKRDQNSIILAASCRFSKESSKKCSQTWGGEISAQIIGLIDDVKSAPVAAGDLFVVCCQEKVSKTSKLSNIKPAHQHGQRFIFASFHGDTDGLATIPVVSAVKKYMTLLTSDESAVAAGIGSAPCPPLLVFGMDANTYKVHNEGKRQGVIDFAKHLAAMNIATCWGAGESVANEFRRTNTFKFIAPNVMLALLVVDPNLYTTYNARTFLQPQLNKAVRFSDYDTSKLTDKNPKDHILFESTTSHLRNVSGGKEVRAKYVFRDNTGDGNFIADMPFPTSSFPSDHAIVCVDLELVPHHFSDLVSS